One segment of Tindallia magadiensis DNA contains the following:
- a CDS encoding DUF134 domain-containing protein — MARPKKERIVCFVPSIKAFGPVEQSSEEINRVDMSIEEFESIRLMDYENLGQETSAEVMGVARSTFQRIYNDARKKIAYSLVQGATIHIEGGNYKLCDDFTGKGHCFPKNHKEEKV, encoded by the coding sequence ATGGCTAGGCCTAAAAAGGAACGCATCGTTTGTTTTGTTCCATCGATAAAAGCTTTTGGACCGGTGGAACAATCTTCAGAGGAAATAAATCGAGTTGACATGAGTATAGAGGAATTTGAAAGTATTCGTTTGATGGATTATGAAAACCTTGGTCAAGAAACAAGTGCTGAAGTGATGGGAGTCGCTCGTTCAACTTTTCAGCGTATTTATAATGATGCACGAAAAAAAATAGCCTATAGTCTTGTTCAAGGAGCTACTATTCATATTGAAGGTGGTAACTATAAACTGTGTGATGATTTTACAGGGAAAGGTCATTGTTTTCCCAAAAATCATAAGGAAGAGAAAGTATGA
- a CDS encoding NUDIX hydrolase, whose translation MNYQQISDALAKSRARGYDHSAMFAVMLPLIYIDNELHILFEVRSFDLESQPGEICFPGGKMEDGEHPSNTALRETMEELNISQNQVKIIGELPPYTTPFQFSIFPYCGVLQHVSFEEINYSTDEVHSIFTVPISYFATQKPEEYTLTFEMKMDDQFPYHAIPNGKKYGWRTGTYKVLFYYYQQHVIWGMTAKMLHYFLESLKQHLDLSKI comes from the coding sequence TATCAGCAAATATCAGATGCTTTAGCCAAAAGTCGCGCTAGAGGTTATGATCATAGCGCCATGTTTGCCGTCATGCTGCCTCTTATCTACATTGATAATGAATTGCATATCCTTTTCGAGGTTCGCTCCTTTGACCTAGAAAGCCAACCTGGCGAGATATGCTTCCCTGGCGGAAAAATGGAGGATGGTGAACACCCATCCAACACAGCTCTGCGAGAGACAATGGAAGAACTGAACATTTCTCAAAATCAAGTTAAAATCATCGGTGAACTTCCACCTTATACAACGCCTTTTCAATTTTCAATTTTTCCATATTGCGGTGTACTACAGCATGTTTCCTTTGAAGAAATTAATTATTCCACCGATGAAGTTCATTCCATTTTTACTGTCCCGATCTCCTATTTTGCTACTCAAAAGCCCGAAGAGTATACCTTAACCTTTGAGATGAAAATGGATGATCAGTTTCCTTATCACGCCATTCCTAACGGAAAAAAATATGGATGGAGAACCGGAACCTATAAAGTTCTTTTTTATTATTATCAACAGCATGTCATTTGGGGTATGACCGCTAAAATGTTGCACTATTTTCTAGAGAGCCTTAAGCAGCATCTTGATCTTTCTAAGATTTAG
- a CDS encoding dihydrodipicolinate synthase family protein produces the protein MFRGIYTPIVTPFDEKEEIDYQKLLVNLSKLADTPLEGLVVLGSNGEFPYLTEREKLDISTFVLKEKAEKQKVIVGASHESVFQMKRFIDKIQPFEPSALLVLPPHYYKSSMKEEALYQFFVDIADYSPMPIMLYNMPGNTGINMPASLVVKLSCHPNILGIKDTAGNIVQLSQIVGEAEKDFSVFAGSASYLLPALTMGAKGATLALSNVLAEKCCEIYRLFNEGETVKALEQQQKIIRINTLVTAGIGVPALKYAMDLKGYQGGMPRKPMQLLTEDEKTRVRTALAEAEA, from the coding sequence ATGTTCAGGGGCATTTACACTCCCATTGTAACACCCTTTGATGAAAAGGAAGAGATTGATTATCAGAAATTATTGGTTAACCTAAGCAAATTAGCGGATACCCCCTTAGAAGGATTGGTGGTGTTAGGGTCGAATGGTGAGTTTCCCTATCTCACAGAAAGGGAAAAACTGGATATATCCACCTTTGTTCTCAAAGAAAAAGCGGAAAAGCAAAAGGTGATTGTTGGTGCGAGTCATGAGTCTGTTTTTCAAATGAAACGATTTATTGATAAGATTCAGCCCTTTGAACCATCTGCTTTGTTAGTATTACCGCCACATTACTATAAAAGCAGCATGAAAGAGGAGGCGCTATACCAATTCTTTGTTGATATTGCTGATTACTCACCAATGCCTATTATGTTATATAATATGCCGGGTAACACGGGGATCAATATGCCGGCATCGCTGGTTGTCAAACTTTCTTGTCACCCTAATATTCTAGGCATTAAAGATACAGCTGGAAACATTGTCCAGTTATCTCAAATCGTCGGGGAGGCAGAAAAAGATTTTTCTGTTTTTGCTGGAAGTGCCAGTTATCTTTTGCCTGCTCTTACGATGGGGGCGAAAGGAGCGACTTTGGCTTTATCAAACGTTTTAGCGGAAAAATGTTGTGAAATTTATCGATTATTTAATGAAGGTGAAACAGTTAAAGCTCTGGAGCAGCAACAAAAGATAATTCGAATTAATACGCTTGTTACAGCGGGCATCGGTGTTCCGGCTCTGAAATATGCAATGGATTTGAAAGGGTATCAAGGGGGGATGCCAAGAAAGCCAATGCAACTCTTGACTGAAGATGAAAAAACTAGGGTTAGAACAGCTTTAGCGGAAGCGGAAGCATAA
- a CDS encoding pentapeptide repeat-containing protein has protein sequence MKSNINWNHLMKASKTYGIIFPACLDMDEVDFAGKHLGRSAYESYLHGSDFSRVESLRWKHIETAENIGGILYPPQFDIENADFVKRDISKSDFSRVGYLSWEMMKSATEIWGIRYPQKFQIENLDWDGRFIAGSDFSEVEHLRWEHLESVWGLTDLVYPKTFDIENADFNDKNISGSDLSHVRKLEWKQIAKTEFLFRIIFPETFDIENADFNEDRMGEPRDLTDCDFRNVSSLEWRQLKDAAEHSGIKYPKNFDVKSADFTGKDISRSDFSLVQELSWEDIMWAEDASGIIFPSTFDPASIESEGKNFSGNDFSQVKGLRWKHIKDARYLAGIVFPEDFDIENADFTGIDLRFSDFSRVKKLEWDHIKVAGKDLRGIIYPDGMDMSGANFAGREIGGSDFSGVKGLEWSQLIEQTGWRKMLGIKKSMRGIIYPPDIDMKRVNFEGYDVSYSDFSHFE, from the coding sequence ATGAAATCGAATATTAACTGGAACCATTTAATGAAAGCGTCCAAAACCTACGGAATTATTTTTCCTGCATGTCTTGACATGGATGAAGTGGACTTTGCTGGGAAGCATCTAGGGAGAAGTGCGTATGAAAGTTACCTTCATGGAAGTGATTTCAGTAGGGTGGAATCTCTTAGATGGAAGCATATTGAAACAGCTGAAAATATAGGAGGTATCCTCTACCCGCCTCAGTTTGATATTGAAAATGCAGATTTTGTTAAGCGAGACATTTCAAAAAGTGATTTTAGCAGAGTAGGTTATTTATCATGGGAAATGATGAAGAGTGCTACTGAAATCTGGGGTATTCGTTATCCTCAAAAGTTTCAGATAGAAAACTTAGATTGGGATGGACGCTTTATTGCTGGTAGTGATTTTTCTGAGGTAGAGCATTTGAGATGGGAACATTTAGAATCGGTTTGGGGATTGACGGATTTGGTGTACCCAAAGACTTTTGATATAGAAAATGCTGATTTTAATGATAAGAATATTAGTGGAAGTGATTTGAGTCATGTAAGGAAATTAGAATGGAAGCAAATAGCTAAGACCGAGTTTTTGTTTCGAATCATATTTCCGGAAACTTTTGATATAGAAAATGCTGACTTTAATGAAGATAGAATGGGTGAGCCGAGAGATTTGACAGACTGTGATTTTAGGAATGTTAGTTCTTTAGAATGGAGGCAACTGAAGGATGCGGCAGAACATAGTGGCATCAAATACCCTAAAAATTTTGATGTGAAATCCGCTGACTTTACTGGAAAAGATATTAGCAGAAGTGATTTCAGTTTGGTGCAGGAACTATCTTGGGAAGATATTATGTGGGCGGAAGATGCCAGTGGTATTATTTTTCCTTCTACCTTTGATCCTGCATCTATAGAGTCTGAAGGAAAAAACTTTAGTGGAAATGATTTTAGTCAAGTGAAAGGGTTAAGATGGAAACACATAAAAGATGCTAGGTATTTAGCGGGAATCGTGTTTCCTGAAGATTTTGATATCGAAAATGCAGACTTCACCGGAATTGACTTGCGTTTTTCTGATTTCAGTCGAGTGAAAAAGCTGGAATGGGATCACATTAAAGTAGCGGGAAAAGATTTAAGAGGCATTATTTATCCGGATGGAATGGATATGTCGGGAGCTAATTTTGCTGGAAGAGAAATTGGTGGTAGTGATTTTTCGGGTGTTAAGGGACTAGAATGGAGTCAGCTTATCGAGCAAACAGGGTGGAGAAAAATGCTTGGAATAAAAAAATCAATGAGAGGAATCATATATCCTCCCGATATTGATATGAAGAGGGTGAACTTTGAAGGGTATGATGTTAGTTACTCTGACTTTAGCCACTTCGAGTAA
- the ilvB gene encoding biosynthetic-type acetolactate synthase large subunit, which produces MKITGAKAVIKALEKEGVEYIFGYPGGAILPVYDELNSSTLKHVLVRHEQGAAHAASGYSRVTGKVGVCLSTSGPGATNLITGIATAYMDSIPMIAITGQVSTNVIGHDVFQEVDITGATDPFTKNNYLVKKVEDLPRILKEAFHIATTGRPGPVLIDIPKDIQMAELEFLYPEKANLLGYKPTYKGHPRQIKKAVEAIMSSEKPMIIVGGGGVMSDVKEEMIELAERIDAPVATTMMGISAFPASHRLYLGMLGGDHGVFAAKKAITEADLLIVMGARMADRSTGKTEEFAKRAQVIHIDVDPAEIGKNILIDIPIVGELKQVLKDMLKKDFSKNNPKWCQQIAEWKQVINGVGEKMKGLNPMDIIKSLSDQANKDTIIATDVGQHQLWVGRYYAFEKPRTFLTSGGLGTMGYGLPAAIGAKLGKKDQEVVLVTGDGSFQMNLTEMATAVQEGLTIKIIILNNSCLGMVRELQQHYCEERYNQVAMKGNPDFCQLAKAYGFKAKRVNKADEIEESIKELLSEEGSFVMEFQICDSANVIPKEGGCLR; this is translated from the coding sequence ATGAAGATAACTGGTGCTAAAGCGGTGATAAAAGCACTTGAAAAAGAAGGTGTGGAATATATATTTGGATATCCGGGTGGAGCAATTTTGCCAGTTTATGATGAGTTGAATTCATCAACATTAAAGCATGTCTTAGTTCGGCATGAACAAGGAGCAGCGCATGCGGCCAGCGGTTATAGTCGTGTTACAGGAAAGGTTGGGGTATGCCTTTCGACATCAGGGCCAGGGGCTACTAATTTAATTACGGGGATTGCGACGGCATATATGGATTCAATTCCTATGATTGCTATAACAGGTCAGGTTTCAACGAATGTTATTGGTCATGATGTGTTTCAGGAGGTAGATATTACAGGCGCAACAGACCCATTTACCAAAAATAATTATTTAGTAAAAAAAGTGGAAGACTTACCAAGAATACTAAAAGAAGCTTTTCATATTGCGACTACAGGAAGGCCGGGTCCTGTATTAATTGATATTCCGAAAGATATCCAAATGGCAGAGTTGGAGTTTTTGTATCCAGAAAAAGCCAATCTGTTAGGATATAAACCAACTTATAAAGGGCATCCTAGGCAAATAAAAAAAGCGGTAGAAGCGATAATGAGCAGTGAAAAACCAATGATTATTGTTGGTGGCGGTGGTGTTATGAGTGATGTTAAGGAGGAAATGATAGAGCTGGCTGAAAGAATTGATGCGCCAGTAGCAACAACCATGATGGGCATCAGTGCGTTTCCTGCTAGTCATCGTTTGTATTTAGGAATGCTAGGTGGTGATCATGGTGTGTTTGCGGCTAAAAAAGCGATTACGGAAGCAGATCTTCTGATTGTTATGGGGGCAAGAATGGCTGATCGCTCTACTGGAAAAACAGAAGAATTTGCGAAACGCGCTCAAGTAATACACATTGATGTGGATCCAGCTGAAATTGGTAAAAATATTTTAATTGATATTCCGATCGTAGGAGAGTTAAAGCAGGTACTTAAAGATATGTTGAAAAAAGATTTCAGCAAGAACAACCCAAAATGGTGTCAGCAGATTGCAGAGTGGAAACAGGTGATTAATGGTGTAGGAGAAAAAATGAAGGGTTTAAATCCCATGGATATTATTAAAAGTCTTTCGGATCAGGCGAATAAAGACACCATCATTGCAACGGATGTTGGACAGCACCAGTTATGGGTAGGCAGATATTACGCTTTTGAAAAACCTCGAACCTTTCTAACGTCAGGTGGTCTTGGTACGATGGGTTACGGACTGCCAGCGGCAATAGGTGCGAAACTAGGAAAAAAAGATCAAGAAGTGGTGTTGGTAACGGGTGACGGAAGTTTTCAAATGAATTTAACGGAAATGGCTACGGCGGTGCAAGAGGGATTGACAATAAAAATTATTATTTTAAATAATAGCTGTTTAGGCATGGTTCGTGAGCTTCAACAGCATTACTGCGAGGAAAGATATAATCAAGTAGCGATGAAGGGAAATCCGGATTTTTGTCAACTGGCAAAAGCTTATGGATTTAAGGCAAAAAGAGTAAATAAAGCGGATGAAATAGAAGAAAGCATTAAAGAGTTGTTATCGGAAGAAGGATCATTTGTAATGGAATTTCAAATTTGTGATTCAGCAAATGTAATTCCGAAGGAAGGAGGTTGTTTAAGATGA
- the typA gene encoding translational GTPase TypA: MVREDLRNVAIIAHVDHGKTTLVDQLLRQSGTFRKHENIDERVMDSSDIERERGITILSKNTAIQYDDIRINIVDTPGHADFGGEVERIMKMVDGVLLLVDAAEGPMPQTRFVLKKALGQKLKPIVVINKIDRPEARVEEVVDEVLDLFIELGADEDQLEFPVVYASAKAGIASRTMEEEMKDMKPLFEAIVQEIPSPEGDAEDGLQLLISNIDYDKYTGKIGIGRIVRGRLTKGQQAVLVTTDKEEINVKINNLFMFQGLKRTEADEAFVGEIVSVSGIEEISIGDTICSPEKVEALPFIAIDEPTISMNFMVNDSPFAGKEGKFVTSRHLKDRLEREMLSNVAMKMEVVTTECFRILGRGELHISILIETMRREGYEFAVSRPEVIMKKTENGLMEPMEMLYVDVPETHMSSVIEKLGQRKAEMINMIPSGTGTTKLEFRIPARGLIGYRSEFLTDTKGYGTFHHLFDGYEAYKGEIRGRNRGSLIAHESGQAVAYGIYNAQERGVIFIEPGMDVYEGMVVGESSRLEDITVNVCKKKQMTNIRSSGADDALKLVPPVRMSLEQSLEFITDDELVEVTPRTIRLRKRILQKVQRERSQRQKNV; this comes from the coding sequence ATGGTTAGAGAAGATTTAAGAAATGTTGCTATTATAGCCCATGTTGATCACGGGAAAACAACTTTGGTGGATCAGTTATTGAGACAAAGTGGAACTTTTAGAAAGCACGAAAATATTGATGAGCGGGTAATGGATTCTAGTGATATCGAGCGTGAACGAGGTATTACGATTTTATCAAAAAACACCGCTATTCAATATGATGATATACGTATTAATATTGTTGATACACCCGGTCACGCTGACTTTGGTGGTGAGGTAGAAAGAATAATGAAAATGGTAGATGGGGTCTTGTTGCTTGTAGATGCAGCTGAAGGACCAATGCCTCAGACTCGATTTGTACTAAAGAAAGCATTAGGACAGAAGCTGAAACCTATCGTAGTGATCAACAAGATTGATCGTCCGGAAGCTAGGGTAGAGGAAGTAGTAGATGAAGTATTAGATCTTTTCATTGAATTGGGAGCTGACGAAGATCAATTGGAATTTCCAGTTGTTTATGCATCAGCAAAAGCCGGTATAGCATCTAGAACAATGGAAGAGGAAATGAAAGATATGAAACCTCTTTTTGAAGCGATTGTTCAGGAAATTCCAAGTCCTGAAGGCGATGCGGAAGATGGTTTGCAATTGCTGATTTCAAATATAGATTATGATAAATACACAGGTAAAATTGGAATAGGAAGAATAGTAAGAGGTAGGCTTACGAAGGGACAACAGGCTGTTCTGGTAACGACAGACAAAGAAGAAATAAATGTAAAGATTAATAATTTATTTATGTTTCAAGGTCTTAAACGTACAGAGGCAGACGAAGCTTTTGTAGGAGAAATTGTATCGGTTTCAGGTATTGAAGAAATTAGTATAGGAGATACCATTTGCTCACCAGAGAAAGTCGAAGCGTTGCCTTTTATCGCTATTGATGAGCCGACCATCTCCATGAATTTCATGGTAAATGACAGTCCTTTTGCCGGAAAGGAAGGCAAGTTTGTTACCAGTAGACACCTTAAAGACCGACTGGAAAGAGAAATGTTGTCCAATGTGGCTATGAAAATGGAAGTAGTTACCACAGAATGCTTCCGTATATTAGGACGTGGAGAGCTTCACATTTCGATTCTGATTGAAACCATGCGTCGTGAAGGCTATGAATTTGCTGTATCCAGACCTGAAGTTATTATGAAAAAAACGGAAAATGGTTTAATGGAGCCGATGGAGATGCTTTATGTCGATGTTCCTGAAACACATATGAGCAGTGTGATAGAGAAACTGGGACAAAGAAAAGCAGAAATGATCAATATGATTCCCTCAGGCACAGGCACCACCAAACTTGAGTTTCGAATACCGGCCAGAGGTCTTATTGGATATCGGTCAGAATTTTTGACAGATACAAAAGGCTATGGGACTTTTCACCATCTATTTGATGGCTATGAAGCCTATAAGGGTGAAATAAGAGGAAGAAATAGAGGTTCTTTAATAGCGCATGAATCAGGTCAGGCGGTAGCCTATGGAATTTACAATGCACAGGAAAGAGGCGTTATCTTTATAGAGCCAGGGATGGATGTTTATGAAGGCATGGTAGTGGGTGAAAGTTCGAGATTAGAAGACATAACGGTTAATGTATGCAAGAAAAAACAAATGACAAACATAAGATCTTCGGGTGCTGATGATGCGCTTAAGCTAGTTCCTCCTGTTCGGATGTCTCTAGAACAGTCGTTAGAGTTTATTACAGACGATGAGCTGGTTGAAGTTACTCCTCGAACGATTCGACTAAGAAAAAGAATTTTGCAAAAGGTTCAGCGAGAAAGAAGTCAAAGACAGAAGAATGTATAA
- the ilvN gene encoding acetolactate synthase small subunit, with product MKHVLAILVENRPGVLSKVAGLFGRRGFNIDSLAVGTTDHPDISRITIALTGDEYVVEQLSKQLNKLIDVIKVSNIGDDCVARELILIKVHASPATRNEIVEIVNIFRQKIVDITKTSVTVEATGDIKKVEALIEMLRDFGVKEVVRTGMIAIDRGAKAIDIKQVEKKVNHYE from the coding sequence ATGAAACATGTACTAGCAATTCTTGTGGAAAACAGACCGGGTGTTTTGTCTAAAGTGGCTGGTTTGTTTGGACGGCGAGGGTTTAATATTGATAGCTTAGCTGTTGGCACAACAGATCATCCAGATATTTCGCGTATCACTATTGCGCTAACTGGCGATGAATATGTAGTTGAACAATTATCAAAGCAATTGAACAAATTAATTGATGTTATTAAAGTGTCGAACATAGGAGATGATTGTGTTGCTAGAGAGCTAATCCTTATAAAGGTACATGCATCACCAGCGACTCGGAATGAAATAGTAGAAATTGTAAATATTTTTCGTCAAAAAATTGTTGATATTACCAAAACTTCTGTCACTGTTGAGGCAACAGGAGATATAAAAAAAGTAGAAGCATTAATAGAAATGCTACGCGACTTTGGAGTGAAAGAAGTTGTTAGGACTGGAATGATTGCCATTGATCGTGGCGCAAAAGCGATAGACATAAAACAGGTGGAGAAAAAGGTAAATCACTATGAATAA